Proteins co-encoded in one Coriobacterium glomerans PW2 genomic window:
- a CDS encoding glycosyltransferase family 2 protein, with protein MKLSIGKMCRGQGIAYILTIVQYDEGHSVAFSALSESGVNLPIEAYPSDLYGHHDTAFVLATPLLETSRICIKAEEIDVNGEIISSVKKKLSRFRIKWSSRLNYKIDPRVMSHLRDIDRFTYSNQIHIRPIHYSATAGPNIIVKGIICSPEHENEVRVQLLRADGVEDKDFQPYLSKSQEILYEGVRRVETQFTARVPNDGLTYCLVASGCNGSRAGFMCFDGPSRDFYRQVHTPCYYRISEFDHWQNYSKDRARKFELANIEDYRIDGGPVFSIIVPLYNTPVSFFIEMVQSVLGQLYQNWELILVNSTPENAALQNAIESLSDGRIHVLTLAHNLGISENTNAGMGVARGDYIAFLDHDDLLDKLVLYRYAKAIKDDDSIDALYCDEDFLTEDGFLINPHLKSDFNLDLLRCHNYITHFLAVRTAYVAKLRLRKAFDGAQDYDFLLRLVGYTQNIVHIPEVLYHWRMSDSSTAKDASNKGYAEKAGLLALKEHLTRSGLCATAEVSDCSCFYRTRYKVSGNPLVSIIIPNKDSVKVLSRCIESIINKTSYSNYEILVVENNSEDEETFRFYEDSQRNFEKVRVVHWPHGFNYSKINNFAVQKAKGNYILMLNNDTEVISPTWLESMLGFCQRPDVGIVGAKLLYPDDTIQHAGVSMLYCTDLGQMGGPVHVFCDLDKSDPGYMNRAFFSQDVSIVTGACLLTKRSVFESVGGLTDSYAVAYNDVDYCLKVRAKDLLVVYDADALLYHYESFSRGSDKNDRHVNRFISEQGQLRHDWPQYFSGYDPYYGKYLT; from the coding sequence ATGAAGCTATCGATTGGAAAAATGTGTCGAGGACAAGGGATAGCATATATCCTAACGATAGTGCAGTATGACGAAGGTCATTCAGTGGCTTTTTCTGCTCTGTCAGAGAGCGGTGTAAATTTGCCGATCGAAGCCTACCCTTCAGATCTATACGGCCATCATGACACTGCTTTTGTTCTCGCGACGCCATTGTTGGAGACATCCCGTATTTGCATCAAGGCAGAAGAAATCGATGTCAACGGTGAGATTATTTCTTCAGTGAAGAAAAAGCTTTCTCGGTTTCGCATCAAGTGGTCCTCCCGATTGAATTATAAAATCGACCCACGAGTGATGTCGCATCTTCGAGATATCGATCGGTTCACTTATTCAAATCAGATTCATATCAGACCGATACACTATTCTGCAACTGCGGGTCCAAATATAATTGTAAAAGGCATTATTTGCAGTCCTGAACATGAGAACGAAGTCAGGGTTCAACTGTTGCGTGCTGACGGAGTTGAGGACAAAGATTTTCAGCCGTATCTTTCGAAATCCCAAGAAATACTGTACGAAGGTGTCCGGCGAGTTGAAACCCAGTTCACTGCTCGTGTTCCTAATGATGGGCTAACCTATTGCCTTGTTGCTAGCGGATGCAATGGCAGTCGCGCCGGTTTTATGTGCTTCGACGGACCCTCACGGGATTTTTATCGCCAAGTTCATACACCCTGCTATTACAGAATCAGCGAGTTTGATCACTGGCAAAACTATTCGAAAGATCGAGCTCGAAAATTTGAACTTGCAAATATTGAAGACTATCGTATCGATGGTGGTCCTGTTTTCAGTATCATCGTACCGCTCTATAATACGCCGGTTTCCTTTTTTATCGAAATGGTTCAATCTGTTCTTGGTCAACTCTATCAAAACTGGGAATTGATTCTAGTTAATTCGACACCAGAGAATGCTGCATTGCAGAACGCCATCGAGTCACTGTCCGACGGTCGAATACACGTCCTCACTTTGGCTCACAATTTGGGGATCTCGGAAAACACAAACGCCGGCATGGGTGTCGCACGGGGAGATTACATTGCCTTTCTTGATCATGATGACCTTCTTGACAAACTTGTGCTTTATCGCTACGCGAAAGCCATCAAAGATGACGATTCCATTGATGCGCTCTATTGTGATGAGGATTTTTTGACCGAGGATGGTTTTCTGATCAATCCGCATTTGAAATCGGATTTCAATCTCGATCTGCTTCGATGCCATAATTACATAACTCACTTCCTTGCTGTTCGAACTGCTTACGTTGCGAAACTCCGCTTGAGGAAAGCGTTCGATGGGGCACAAGACTATGATTTTCTATTGCGTCTCGTTGGCTACACGCAAAATATTGTCCATATACCTGAGGTGCTCTATCATTGGCGAATGAGCGATAGTTCAACGGCGAAAGACGCCAGCAACAAGGGGTATGCAGAGAAGGCCGGACTTCTTGCCCTCAAGGAACATCTGACGCGTTCTGGACTCTGTGCAACCGCGGAAGTTTCTGATTGCAGCTGTTTTTATCGTACGCGGTATAAAGTATCGGGCAATCCACTTGTCAGTATCATAATTCCAAATAAGGACAGTGTGAAAGTTCTCTCTCGCTGTATCGAATCCATTATTAACAAGACCTCATATTCGAATTACGAAATCCTAGTGGTTGAGAACAATAGCGAAGATGAAGAGACCTTTCGTTTCTACGAAGACAGTCAAAGAAATTTTGAGAAAGTACGTGTCGTGCATTGGCCGCATGGGTTTAATTACTCAAAGATCAACAATTTCGCAGTGCAAAAAGCCAAGGGTAACTACATACTGATGTTGAATAACGATACCGAGGTTATTTCTCCAACTTGGTTGGAATCTATGCTTGGCTTTTGTCAACGACCAGATGTGGGAATCGTTGGGGCAAAATTGCTCTATCCGGACGATACGATTCAGCATGCAGGTGTGAGCATGCTTTATTGCACGGATTTGGGCCAGATGGGTGGCCCGGTGCATGTTTTTTGCGATTTGGATAAAAGCGATCCCGGATACATGAACCGTGCTTTTTTTTCGCAGGATGTTTCGATCGTTACAGGAGCCTGCCTTCTTACCAAAAGGTCGGTATTTGAATCGGTGGGTGGCCTCACTGATTCATATGCGGTCGCCTACAACGATGTCGATTATTGCCTCAAGGTTCGCGCCAAAGATTTGCTGGTCGTCTATGATGCCGATGCACTTCTATATCACTATGAATCATTCAGTCGCGGAAGCGACAAAAACGACAGGCATGTTAATAGATTCATTTCCGAACAAGGGCAGTTGCGCCATGATTGGCCTCAGTATTTTTCCGGTTACGATCCATATTATGGCAAGTACTTGACATGA
- a CDS encoding DUF2142 domain-containing protein, producing the protein MRVCETKKDPMGLLIPLVILIALIICSLYWYSVCRSVWFLVFSLPLSSAVAAFAYILATNNKVAEANWPFRTCFLLFGIIFLGLFTPGSVPDEPYHFWSSYGLATLMTGKPIDSEHDKIFVRNSDVKEDPTSSPIVSYQSVKRVISRFELFSRDSSWTQHAVPKGSLDWTSNPVFIKFFSAAGIILGWLLNLGTYPLFYMGRIFNFALFYLLACLAIRMTPVGKTGFKIICLLPITLHLASSYSYDAGIIGLAFLLIALLLRLLYGSTSEIKTALVGIPICAVLLAPCKVVYIFIVFVLFLVPSSRFQSKKFALTYKCGVLLCCVFAIAALRMATLFSMAGSSSSSVGLDYRGAESGTFYHLSDAIADPLHATGIFFRTIDQLGEFYISGTVGTTLGWFQGNIAAPGFYTFGYLLVLLLSFARSNDDDITIVAKSRFVFFAVCALSWLATMMSMYLAWTFNSEPIVMGVQGRYLLPVLPLLGLAFRSRKLRYDGSMANATLVAVTTINTLYVLRIIAIVLIS; encoded by the coding sequence ATGAGGGTATGCGAGACCAAGAAAGACCCGATGGGCCTTCTCATTCCGTTGGTGATTTTGATTGCTTTAATCATTTGTTCTCTCTATTGGTATTCAGTTTGTCGATCTGTATGGTTTCTGGTTTTTTCCCTACCTTTGAGCAGTGCCGTTGCAGCATTTGCTTATATTCTGGCTACAAACAACAAAGTTGCTGAGGCGAATTGGCCGTTCAGAACCTGTTTTCTTCTATTTGGTATTATATTTCTCGGGCTGTTTACGCCGGGTTCTGTTCCGGATGAACCTTACCACTTCTGGTCGTCGTACGGGTTGGCAACTCTAATGACTGGGAAACCTATTGATTCTGAGCATGATAAAATTTTCGTTAGAAACTCCGATGTTAAAGAAGATCCAACAAGCTCGCCAATCGTCTCATATCAATCCGTCAAACGAGTTATTTCAAGATTTGAGCTGTTTTCGCGAGATTCATCTTGGACACAGCATGCAGTCCCCAAGGGGTCTTTGGACTGGACTTCAAATCCGGTTTTTATCAAGTTCTTTTCTGCTGCAGGGATAATACTTGGGTGGCTTTTGAATTTGGGGACGTATCCTCTTTTTTATATGGGTCGCATATTTAACTTCGCACTGTTTTATCTACTTGCATGTCTTGCTATTCGTATGACGCCCGTCGGAAAAACAGGGTTCAAGATCATCTGCCTGCTTCCTATAACGCTTCACCTCGCGTCTTCATACTCTTACGATGCCGGCATTATTGGGCTGGCGTTTTTACTCATCGCTCTGCTCCTCCGTTTACTATATGGTAGTACTTCCGAAATAAAAACCGCATTGGTGGGCATTCCCATCTGCGCAGTTTTACTAGCACCGTGCAAGGTAGTATATATTTTTATCGTCTTCGTTTTATTTCTTGTTCCGTCTTCGAGATTTCAATCAAAGAAATTCGCTTTGACCTATAAATGCGGAGTTTTGCTTTGTTGCGTTTTTGCTATCGCTGCTTTGCGCATGGCAACGTTGTTTTCCATGGCTGGTTCTAGTTCTAGTTCTGTGGGATTGGATTACAGGGGTGCGGAAAGCGGAACATTCTATCATCTTTCGGACGCCATTGCCGATCCTCTTCATGCTACTGGAATCTTTTTTCGAACTATAGATCAACTAGGTGAGTTCTATATTTCTGGAACTGTCGGGACAACGCTCGGTTGGTTTCAAGGAAATATCGCTGCGCCGGGTTTTTATACTTTTGGCTATCTATTAGTACTTCTTTTATCGTTTGCACGCAGCAATGATGACGATATTACTATTGTTGCGAAATCTCGATTTGTTTTTTTTGCTGTCTGTGCTTTAAGTTGGCTTGCAACTATGATGTCGATGTACTTAGCTTGGACGTTCAACTCAGAGCCCATTGTAATGGGCGTTCAAGGAAGATACTTACTTCCCGTGCTTCCTCTTCTCGGTCTTGCTTTCAGAAGCAGAAAGCTGAGATATGACGGAAGCATGGCGAATGCAACTTTGGTGGCAGTCACTACGATAAACACCCTTTATGTTCTAAGAATCATAGCTATCGTCTTGATTTCGTAG